The following proteins are encoded in a genomic region of Magallana gigas chromosome 1, xbMagGiga1.1, whole genome shotgun sequence:
- the LOC117692625 gene encoding zinc finger E-box-binding homeobox 1 isoform X2 has product MLSTAFLFHAEEEIMKMSLRDLHTVESVKEWAEKNGLINHPLVVGKLKELKTDRLEIRKEESQRATQLYAIPTQDSEDEFAVQPGPVVRSSSLQCPDCPKAFKRKNELEVHIKARHEKVAFSCSKCQKSFAYKTNAKRHEAKCNGADQNSEQKSVNN; this is encoded by the exons ATGTTGTCTACAGCTTTTTTGTTCCACGCAGAGGAAGAAATTATGAAGATGTCCTTAAGAGATCTACATACTGTGGAGTCCGTTAAAGAGTGGGCCGAGAAAAATGGTTTGATCAATCACCCATTAGTTGTAGGAAAATTAAAAGAGTTGAAAACGGACAGGCTAGAAATTAG AAAAGAAGAGTCGCAGAGAGCAACGCAGTTATACGCGATTCCGACACAAGACTCAGA AGACGAGTTTGCTGTACAACCGGGGCCTGTCGTACGGTCGTCTTCGCTGCAATGCCCGGATTGTCCGAAGGCATTTAAACGTAAAAACGAACTTGAAGTTCACATCAAGGCGAGACATGAGAAAGTGGCATTTTCTTGTAGCAaatgtcaaaaatcatttgCTTACAAGACAAATGCGAAACGACACGAGGCAAAGTGTAACGGGGCCGATCAAAACTCCGAACAGAAATCGGTAAATAATTAA
- the LOC136274568 gene encoding uncharacterized protein — protein MLECSEESFRECFKNASTIKKCFRVDELKLIAKTSQKLLKHQLVAIVSAKFGDGSTVEVNPKSPKSLKAMTEKHIRSWSVDAVNVAYAQMIFPEKFKEWNEGNQFQGSFNHIPQWYAQPCLAENQLIQPIIDPHHIFVNNRVRCCSKSMSGMNIRKEAWWKAAESDKGKSCGLSLEIVKELRDKQSTAFAKTTFSQGTQKLLQDMGFYHEAEWCRLIRQWDNAIDDAGVPVDNRIEWLLDMREKLLGLLKVGHFPPPGASVCDMPIAQFKGIFTNIDRRLQLYCMVRNETYNQRAISSLDSETFFSGFQDYDPKRTGILRPDDVTVALRAASLLYRHKLDGDRSVIMRTSKKPRVYPLQQIGNQENTYLDNDAVDASPVLLNESTFIR, from the exons ATGTTGGAGTGTTCTGAAGAAAGTTTTAGggaatgctttaaaaatgcttCAACGATAAAGAAATGCTTTAGAGTCGACGAACTAAAACTCATTGCAAAAACATCTCAAAAACTGCTCAAACATCAGCTTGTTGCAATTGTGTCTGCTAAATTTGGGGACGGTTCTACAGTTGAAGTAAATCCCAAATCACCCAAATCCCTAAAAGCTATGACCGAGAAGCATATTAGATCATGGTCTGTAGACGCTGTTAACGTAGCGTATGCACAAATGATTTTccctgaaaaattcaaagaatgGAATGAAGGAAATCAGTTTCAAGGTTCATTTAATCATATTCCGCAGTGGTATGCTCAACCATGCTTAGCAGAAAATCAGTTGATACAGCCCATCATTGATCCGCATCACATTTTCGTAAACAACAGAGTTAGATGTTGCTCTAAAAGTATGAGTGGAATGAACATTAGAAAGGAGGCTTGGTGGAAAGCAGCAGAATCAGACAAGGGCAAATCATGTGGGTTGTCACTTGAAATTGTAAAAGAACTCAGAGATAAACAGAGCACTGCTTTTGCTAAAACAACATTTAGCCAAGGAACGCAGAAATTGCTTCAAGATATGGGTTTCTATCATGAGGCAGAATGGTGTCGTCTTATAAGACAGTGGGACAATGCTATTGATGATGCCGGAGTTCCTGTTGACAATCGAATAGAATGGCTGCTGGACATGAGGGAAAAGCTGTTAGGCCTTTTGAAAGTTGGACATTTTCCACCTCCAGGTGCATCCGTTTGTGATATGCCTATTGCGCAGTTTAAGGGAATTTTTACCAATATTGATCGCCGCCTTCAGCTATACTGCATGGTGCGTAATGAAACATATAATCAAAGAGCCATCTCAAGCCTGGATTCTGAAACATTCTTTTCGGGCTTTCAG GATTATGATCCAAAGAGAACTGGGATCCTCCGTCCAGATGACGTAACAGTAGCACTTAGAGCTGCATCATTACTCTACAGGCACAAACTTGACGGCGACAG ATCGGTTATCATGAGAACATCTAAGAAACCAAGAGTGTACCCTCTTCAACAAATTGGAAATCAAGAAAACACTTATTTGGACAATGATGCAGTTGATGCTTCCCCAGTTTTGCTGAACGAGTCCACATTTATCAGGTGA
- the LOC117692625 gene encoding zinc finger E-box-binding homeobox 1 isoform X1 codes for MLSTAFLFHAEEEIMKMSLRDLHTVESVKEWAEKNGLINHPLVVGKLKELKTDRLEISVDNDDEAIRMEVDTGKEQSEGKEESQRATQLYAIPTQDSEDEFAVQPGPVVRSSSLQCPDCPKAFKRKNELEVHIKARHEKVAFSCSKCQKSFAYKTNAKRHEAKCNGADQNSEQKSVNN; via the exons ATGTTGTCTACAGCTTTTTTGTTCCACGCAGAGGAAGAAATTATGAAGATGTCCTTAAGAGATCTACATACTGTGGAGTCCGTTAAAGAGTGGGCCGAGAAAAATGGTTTGATCAATCACCCATTAGTTGTAGGAAAATTAAAAGAGTTGAAAACGGACAGGCTAGAAATTAG TGTTGATAATGATGACGAGGCGATAAGGATGGAGGTCGATACGGGAAAAGAACAATCTGAAGG AAAAGAAGAGTCGCAGAGAGCAACGCAGTTATACGCGATTCCGACACAAGACTCAGA AGACGAGTTTGCTGTACAACCGGGGCCTGTCGTACGGTCGTCTTCGCTGCAATGCCCGGATTGTCCGAAGGCATTTAAACGTAAAAACGAACTTGAAGTTCACATCAAGGCGAGACATGAGAAAGTGGCATTTTCTTGTAGCAaatgtcaaaaatcatttgCTTACAAGACAAATGCGAAACGACACGAGGCAAAGTGTAACGGGGCCGATCAAAACTCCGAACAGAAATCGGTAAATAATTAA